The genomic segment CCTCGGCGTCCAGGTCACGATTGAGCGATTGAATCTCGTCCGTGCGAGCCTTCAGCGCGGCCTCGCGCGAATCCATTTCCGCGATGCGAGCCGTCAGCAATTCGCGCTCCTGCTCCAGGTCTGCCTCGCCCTTTCGAAGCGCCTCCAACTGGCGGTCGACGCGATCCTTCATCTCGCGGGCTGAACGCTCCGCGGATTCCGCATCAACCATGCGGCGATCAACCGCATGGCGAAGCTCGTCCAGCTCACGCCGGCGCGATTCCTGTTCCGCCTCCCGATCCTTGATGCGGTGCTCCCGCATCTCCAGGTCAAGTTGACGTTGCGAAAACTCCTGCTCGCCCTGCTCCAACGTCTCGGCACGCGACGCCAGCAACGCTTCACGCTGCTTGAACTCCGACTCGACCGCCGCAATCGATTGCTCCCGATGTGCGATCGCCTTCTCCCGATCTTCCAGCGTACGCAGGCGATACGCGATCTCGGCTTCGTGCCGCGCCACCGCCTCGGCCACGCGCTCCCGGATGATCGCTTCTTCCTTTTCGACCGCCTCGCGATGGCGGCGGATCTGCTCTTCCAATTCCGCCGCGCGGGACTTCTGCTGCTCGCTTTGCGCAACGCGAGCCTTTTCCAACGCTTCGGACTTGCTGCGGATCTCCGACTCCAGCCTCGCCACGGCCCGCTCGCGCTCCTCGATCTCCGCGCGACGCGCTGCCGACTGGCGATCCAGCTCCGCCAGCCTCGCGCTGATCGTCTGCTCCAGCTTGGTCTCGCGCTCGAACAACGACCGCTTCTGCTGTTCTAGTTCGGCCTGTTCCTCAGCCAGCCGACGGCGCACCTCGCCCACGCGCGCCTGCACCGTTTGCTCCAATTCGGCCTCACGCTTGGCCAGCGCCGCGGCCCGCGCTCGAACTTCGCCCTGTTCGTCCATCAGCTCGCGACGCAACTCGCTCACGCGGTGGTTGACCGCCTGCTCCAGTTGCGCCTCGCGCTTGATCAACTGATCCTGCTTCGCCGTCAGCTCCGCCTGCTGCTGCGCCAACTCGCGCTTCATCTCCGCGATCCGCGCCGCCGCCGTTTGTTCCACCTCGGCCTCGCGCTTCATCAGCGCGTCACGCTTCTTGTCCAGCTCCGCCTGCTTCTCAACCGTCTCGCGCTTCAGCTCCGCCAGCCGCGTGCTGACGTTCGCCTCCAGCTCCGCCTCGCGCTTGAACAGCAACCGCTTCTTGGCCTCCAGCGCCGCCTCGCGCGCCGCCATGTCGCGCTCCAGCTCCGCCAGCCGCGCCGCACGCTCCGCTTCGATACGATTCTCTCGCTCGTTCAGTCCGCGCTCCCGCGATTCCAGCTCCGCCTGTCGCGCTGTCAGCTCCTTCTTCGCCTCCGCGAATCGCGCCTGAACCTCCCGATCGGCCTCCGCAAGCCGACGCGCCGCCTCGCGCTCCGCCTCGTCCAGCTTCGCTCGCGCCCGCTGATCGAACGTCGCCTCGCGCTCACTCAACACGCGCTGCCGCGTCCCCAGCCGACCTTCCCAGCTCGAAGCCTCGCGCTTGATCTGCGCCACCCTCGCCTGGATCACTTCGTCCAGCTTCGCCTCGCGCTCCGCCAGTGACCGCTCCCGCTGCTCCAGCACCGCCTGCCTGGCCGCAAGCTGCGCCTTGGCCATCTGCTCCAGTTCTGCTCGGCGCTGGGCCAGCTCCGCCTTCGCCGTCTCGCGAAGCTGCGCCTCCAGTTGCTCCAGTTCTGCCGTCCGCCGGGAAAAATCCGCACGTTGCTGTTCCAGCTCCTCACGACGCCGCGCGCTGTCCGGCCCAGGCACCTGGCGCCGTGACTGCTCCGCCAACTCCGACGCCCGACGCTGCAATTGCGCGTGATACGCCTTCAACCGACTTCGCTCCGCCGCCAACGCCTGACGCAGCTTTCGAGCGCGCTCATCCAGCGCCTGCTGCGCCATCACGACGCGCTGACGCAGTGCCGCTGCGCGCTGGTCGATTTCTTCGCGCGAAAGCTCGCCCGGCGTTCCGGTAACGGTTCCGCTCTTCGAAGTTGCGTCGGTTTGAGCTCGGCTCGTTGAACTGCCTGGCGTGCGCTGCTGTTGCGTGATGGTCTGCCTCGCCTCGGCCAACTGCTCGCGCGCTTCCTGAAGCTCCTTTTGCAAGCGGCCCAACGCCTTCTCCGAAACACCCTCGTCCAGCAGCGCGTCATCCCCCCCCGACGCCCCCGACGACGCCTGCGCCGCCTGTCCCATCACAAAATCCCTGGGCATCGGTTTTCCCATGTTCAACGCCGTTCGAATGCGACCACCGACCGATCCGACCCCGTCGCCCACCTCGCCGGTTTGCTGCGATGCTACTTCCGACGCCGTGCCGACTTGTCGTTCGCGCGCGCGAAGCGTCGCTCCGGCATCCGGCCAGAGCGGCTTGGAATCTCTGGCTGCTCCGTCCCCCATCCCCCCCGAAGCCCCCCCGCCTTGCAATTGTACCCCCGTCTGCGACGAATGCGACGAGCCCCCTGCATCGCTCCCGCTGCCGTCGAAACCCGAACCCAGCGCCGCCAGTGCGGCCGCTTCATCCGAGTACTGATCCGCCCAACCCACGCCCGCCCCGAATCCATCCGCCACCGAGCGAAGGTGCTCCAGATCGCGGGTCAGGGCCGCCTCGACCGAAGCGGCCGCCGTCGCGAATTCCGCAGCGACATCCACAGGATCGCCCAGACTCGAACCCTCATCAGAAGGCGCACGCAATCCGAATTCGTGCGCCGCATCAGACGAAGCAGCGGCAGACTCCGGATAGCCTCGCTCCGTGTTGTCTTCGTGTGGTGGACTTGGGTTGTGCATGCTGGAACGACTCCGCCGTACCGTCGCATCAGATTCGAAGGGGCACCCATCCATGGGCTACCCCGAGCGTGTTGCTCGCGTCAGGAACCCTCTCCTTCCAAGGGAATCGGTTCCAGAGGTTTCTTTCCGTCGGGCGCAACTTGAACGCGCAACGAAGCGATTTTCTCGCTCAACCGCGCCTTCAACTCGCTGGGCCAGCGCGACCGCTGCGCGGCGTCGGTCGCACCGTTGATCGGACCGGTTTCAGGCGTCACCTGCGGTATCCCGCGGATGGCGTCCTGCAAGCCTTCGATCTCGCGCTGCAAATCGGAAAGTCGGCCGCGCTCCATCGCCGCCGAAACAGGAGTCTCGGCGCCGAATTCGTAAGTCTCGGCTGGGCCGGATTGAGCGTTCGAGGGCGTCGCCTCGATCTTCGGCGACGGGGCTGCAATCGAACGGACCGTCGCTTCATCGTCCAGCGGCGCGCCACCGGACAACGCATTCATCCACGAACTCAAGCCGCTCTGGCGGGATTGAATCTCGCGCTCGATCTCCGCCAAGCGCGCGTTGAGCACCTTTTCCAGCTCGCCGGCCGTGCGATCCAGTTCGAATCGCCCCGCTTCCTCAATCGCCAGGCGTTGTGCCCGAATCTCGCGCTCGCGCGCCTCCAGGGCCGATTGTTGCTTCGCCAATTGCTCCTCGATCTGTTGCCGCCGCTCGCGGGCCATCCGCGCCAGCTCCGCCGCGCGACGCTGCATCTCCGATTGGCGCATCTGCAACCGCAACCGCTCCGACTCCAGCGTCTGACGCAGCTCGGCGCGGCGCGACTCGAACTCATCACGCGTCGCAGCGAGATGCTGCGCCTCCGCAGCAAGCTCGGACTGACTCTGTTCGGCCTCGGCCAGGCTGCTGTTCACCGTCGCCTGCCTCGCCTCGACCTGCCGCAATCGATTCATCAGGGCTTCGTGCTCGCCCGCCAACGCCTGGTGCGCACGGCGAAGCGTCTGAACACGCTCGTCCAGTTCCTTGCGCCGCACGCGGTGTCGTTCCTCGGCGCGGACCAGATGGCTCCGCAGCCGCTCAATGTCAAATCGCAATGCCTCCAGCCGCGCGTCCGTCTCGTCCACCTCGGTTCGTTCGGCGCGAACCAGCGACGCCAGCTCCGCCGCCTGCGCTTCCAGCGAGTCGGCCGAGATCACGTTAAATGGCTGCGCCGCACCGGAGGCGCCCGGTGCCGTGCTCGACGCTCCTCCAAGCGCCTGCTCCGTCGCTACCGCGTTTCGCTCCGTGGCGTCGGCCGGCTCAAAGGTCCCGCCGAAGACGCGTTCCACCTCTCGGCGGTCGATCAGCGGCGGCACCGGCTCGGCGCGCTCCGAGGATTGGCTCGGGGCGATCGCGCCGGTCTGCGCCTGGAGCGCCTCACGCTTTTGCATCGCCGCTTCCAGCAGCTTGCGCGCCTTGCTCTGCAATTCGCTGTGATAACTGCTCAACCGCTCGCGCTCTTTCGAGAGGCCGTCCCACAGCTTCTTCGCACGCTCATCGAGTGCGTGCTGCGCGGCTGCCACGCGCGCCTTGAGTCGCTCGCTCTTTTCGTTGACGACCTTGAGCCGTGCCGACACAACGGCATCACTCGCATCCCCCGCGTCGACCGAACCGGCCGATTCGTCTCCCACGTCGGCGCCATGGATCGGCCCCGTTGCCGCGGCAATGGCCTCCGCGAATCCGGCTTCGTCCATCGTCTCACCCGGCGCCTTCCCTCCGCCCGCACCGGACAAGATCGAATCAGGCCACGGCGTATCGGCGTGCGACATCTGACTTAAAATTTCGGCGAGGCTGGTGATGCCTTCTGCACCACGCGGAACGTCGCTTTCCGCGACGGCGGATCGCTCGACTGCCGCCGAAATCGACGGTGCTGCGCAGGAAAATGACAACTCATACGGACCGATGCCGATCCGATCCCCATCGCTCAAATTCGACTGCCGCACATGCCGACCATTGCGACGAACGTTGAAACTTCCCACCAGATCCCGAAGCACCGGACCATTCGTCGTCCACGCGATCAATGCATGGCGCGGACCGATGGAAGGATCGGCCAGCACAACGTCGCACGCGGCGTCGCTCCCGATCAACAGCATCGGCTCACGATTGGACACTTCGCCTATGGTGCGATCGTCGCGCAACGAGAACGTCCCGTAAGCCGCGTTGCCTGCGTTCGACTCCGACAACTCGACGCAGAAGGAAAATGGACCGATCTTCAGGACCGCGCCGTCGGTCAACCGCTCGAAACGGATGCGACGATCGTTCACAATCGTTCCGCCGGCGCCACCCAGATCGCACGCATACGCCGCGGTTCCAATTCGCAGGATCGCGGTATGCGCCGCGTCGACCCGGCTGGATGAAAGACCGATTTCACAACCGTCACTCGACCCGATGATCGTCAAGTCTTGTTCAACGCCGCGAACTCCCGGGCGGACCGTTGGATCGGTGGAGACCAGGCGAATGCGAGATTCCGTGGCGGCACTGGGCGCTGGGCAGGTCTTCACGAGCGTTTCACCTCATTCACACGGATTTCAACAATCCATGCGCCATCTCCGGTTTTCCATTTCTGCGTCGCGCTCCTGCATCCGATTCTCGAACCGCAGATGAAGTGACGCCACGCACGATCTTGCCATCTTCGCTTGGCAACCTTTTCCGCTTCGGGCATCCTCCCTTGCGGATGCCGATAATATCAGCGCAAACCGCGACCAAACCAAGCTTTATCCCTGTTATCGGATCATTCATGCCTGTAACAATACTGGCGATTGCCACCCCCCACCTCCCTGCAAGCCACCGCTGGATGGCGAAATGGAGCGCGCTGTGCATTGACGAACAGCGCGACGGAAGGCCATTTAAGTTGGCAAATTCCCTGTTCTCGATGCTGAAAACCAGGTTTTCGACCTGGGGCCGACGAAACACTCGTGGATGGATTCCAATGCGTCAGCGGATGTCCGACGCCACGATAGCCTGCGCGGGCAGCGCCCTTTGGGTTTCGAATGAGCGGCCGGTGAGCAGGTCGGTAAAGACGACCACGGCGGTAACGGTCTGTCCGGCGGGCCTGCGAAACGCGGGCCCGAAGGGCAGACGCAAGGTGTAGTGTGAAGTCATGAAACGGCCGAACCAAAGGGGCTTGAGTTCATCCGCCGAATAGTCCATCCGGATCAGCGCCTGCTGGCCATCCGGAAGCGACAGATCGTAAAGGGCAACGCGGAGGGAACCGGCAGCCTTAAGCACGTCGTTCTCTGCGTCGTACAGGCGGAGGTACAGGACGATGCCGTCCGGAACTCCATCGTTGTTTTCGTCATAAGCGCCCGACAAGCGATCCAGGTCAATGCGATCGACTCGCACGAGCCGGTCGAATCGGGCGCGGTCATCCATGCCGCGCAAGCGTTGAATCTCCGCGGCCTGTTGCGCGAGCGCGGCGTCCTTCTCGGCGAGCGATCGTCCCTGGGCCGCGAGCTTGTCTTCAAGCTCCTGAATCTGGGTGATGTGCGCGTCGGTCCGGGTGTCGCAACCGAAACCGGCGAGCGCCAATCCGAAAGCGATCGCGCCGGCCAGGTGAGGGCGCATCCGGCAGGCACCGATCTTCGCGGCGCCACGCGGGCTGAAGCCCGCGGCTCGTTGATCGTCGAAATGAAGCATCAGACTCGCAACAAGCTGTTTCAAGACTCCCTCTCCCTGCCAGGGAGAGGGTTGGGTTGAGGGTGAATCATTTCGTTTGAACCACATTTCCGCCTCACCCGACCTCTCCCCCAGGGGGAAAGGGGGGGTGAAATCGATTCTAGTCCTCGTCGGAATTGGAGCGCCGCGCCATTTCGGGCTGGCGTTCGAGAATTTTGTCCACCAGACCGTACTCGGTCGCTTCCACCGGGTCGAGCCAAAGATTGCGGTCGCAGTCCTTCTCGATCTTCTTGATGTCGGCGCCGGTGTGCTTGCGGATGATGCCGTACAACACGTCGCGCAGGCGGAGAATCTCCTTCGCCTCGATGGACAGGTCCGTGGCGGCGCCTTGCATGACGCCGCCGATCAGCGGCTGATGCAGCAGCACGCGCGAATTGGGCAGGGCGTAGCGTTTGCCCTTGGCGCCACCGCACAGCAGGATCGCTCCCATGCTGGCCGACACGCCCACGCAGTAGGTGGCCACATCGCAGCGGAGGAACTGCATGGTGTCGTAAATCGCGAGACCGGCCGAAACGCTGCCGCCGGGGGAGTTCACATAAAAGTGGATGTCGGCCTGCGGATCCTCGTTCGAGAGGAACAGCATCTGCGCGACGATCACGTTCGCCACTTCGTCATCAATCGGCCCGCCGAGAAACACGACGCGGTCTTTCAGCAGCCGCGAGTAGATATCGTAGGACCGTTCGCCCCGGCCTGTCTTCTCGATGACAAACGGAATCAGGTTGTTGTTCATCGCCATCGTCGGCACTCCTTCGCTCGCGTGCGTTGCCTTCCGTTGCGCTACTTCTTCTCTTCCAGTTTCTTGCCAGGTGCATCGAGAATCTCATCGACGAGGCCCCACTTGACCGCCTCGGCCGGCTCGATGAATCGATCGCGCTCGGTCTCTTCTTCAATCTTTTCCGGCGTCATGCCGGTGTGCTTCGCCAGGATTTCATTGAGCTTGCGCTTGTCGCGCAGGATCTCTTCGGCCTGAATGCGGATGTCCTCGGCCTGACCGGTGATGCCGCCCCACGGCTGATGCAGCATGATCTTGCTGTTGGGCAGGGCAAAGCGCTTGCCCTTGGTGCCGGCCGTCAGGATGACCGCGCCGCCGCTGGCCGCCTGCCCGATCGAATACGTGGCGATGTCGCAAGTGAGGAATCGCATCGTGTCGTAAATGGCGAGGGTCTGATCGACCATGCCGCCGGGGCAGTTGATGTACAGGTGTATGTCCTGGTCCTTCTTGATGCTCTGAAGATAGAGCAATCGC from the Planctomycetia bacterium genome contains:
- a CDS encoding FHA domain-containing protein, encoding MKTCPAPSAATESRIRLVSTDPTVRPGVRGVEQDLTIIGSSDGCEIGLSSSRVDAAHTAILRIGTAAYACDLGGAGGTIVNDRRIRFERLTDGAVLKIGPFSFCVELSESNAGNAAYGTFSLRDDRTIGEVSNREPMLLIGSDAACDVVLADPSIGPRHALIAWTTNGPVLRDLVGSFNVRRNGRHVRQSNLSDGDRIGIGPYELSFSCAAPSISAAVERSAVAESDVPRGAEGITSLAEILSQMSHADTPWPDSILSGAGGGKAPGETMDEAGFAEAIAAATGPIHGADVGDESAGSVDAGDASDAVVSARLKVVNEKSERLKARVAAAQHALDERAKKLWDGLSKERERLSSYHSELQSKARKLLEAAMQKREALQAQTGAIAPSQSSERAEPVPPLIDRREVERVFGGTFEPADATERNAVATEQALGGASSTAPGASGAAQPFNVISADSLEAQAAELASLVRAERTEVDETDARLEALRFDIERLRSHLVRAEERHRVRRKELDERVQTLRRAHQALAGEHEALMNRLRQVEARQATVNSSLAEAEQSQSELAAEAQHLAATRDEFESRRAELRQTLESERLRLQMRQSEMQRRAAELARMARERRQQIEEQLAKQQSALEAREREIRAQRLAIEEAGRFELDRTAGELEKVLNARLAEIEREIQSRQSGLSSWMNALSGGAPLDDEATVRSIAAPSPKIEATPSNAQSGPAETYEFGAETPVSAAMERGRLSDLQREIEGLQDAIRGIPQVTPETGPINGATDAAQRSRWPSELKARLSEKIASLRVQVAPDGKKPLEPIPLEGEGS
- a CDS encoding ATP-dependent Clp protease proteolytic subunit, translated to MNNNLIPFVIEKTGRGERSYDIYSRLLKDRVVFLGGPIDDEVANVIVAQMLFLSNEDPQADIHFYVNSPGGSVSAGLAIYDTMQFLRCDVATYCVGVSASMGAILLCGGAKGKRYALPNSRVLLHQPLIGGVMQGAATDLSIEAKEILRLRDVLYGIIRKHTGADIKKIEKDCDRNLWLDPVEATEYGLVDKILERQPEMARRSNSDED
- a CDS encoding ATP-dependent Clp protease proteolytic subunit — protein: MGMIQRLMPDTFAQSAPYQRIREMSIEDMLLENRIIFLAGPINDRTASLVIMRLLYLQSIKKDQDIHLYINCPGGMVDQTLAIYDTMRFLTCDIATYSIGQAASGGAVILTAGTKGKRFALPNSKIMLHQPWGGITGQAEDIRIQAEEILRDKRKLNEILAKHTGMTPEKIEEETERDRFIEPAEAVKWGLVDEILDAPGKKLEEKK